Proteins encoded within one genomic window of Alteribacter populi:
- a CDS encoding GNAT family N-acetyltransferase, whose protein sequence is MIIRKGKLSDATGIARVHVDSWKETYKGIIPNSVLESRTYEKQEKMWKGAFSPEITTDKIILVAEDSNGKIVGFLTGGENREKDAFPNHDAELYAIYILQKVQKQGVGKKLNDQFTAFLRERDYHSVMVWVLEDNPAVDFYTHIGGKPIGRKSEEIGGKILEEVALCWMV, encoded by the coding sequence TTGATAATTCGTAAAGGAAAGCTTTCAGATGCAACAGGTATTGCTCGCGTGCACGTCGATAGCTGGAAGGAAACCTATAAAGGTATCATCCCTAATTCCGTATTAGAAAGTCGCACGTATGAAAAACAGGAAAAAATGTGGAAAGGAGCATTCTCACCTGAAATAACAACGGATAAAATAATTTTGGTAGCGGAAGACTCAAATGGAAAGATTGTCGGATTTTTAACCGGTGGTGAAAATCGGGAGAAAGATGCTTTCCCTAACCATGACGCCGAGCTGTATGCCATTTATATTTTGCAAAAGGTGCAAAAACAAGGTGTTGGTAAAAAGTTAAATGATCAGTTTACAGCGTTTCTCCGCGAAAGAGATTATCACTCTGTCATGGTTTGGGTGTTGGAAGATAATCCGGCTGTTGACTTTTACACCCATATAGGTGGTAAGCCAATCGGACGAAAATCAGAGGAAATTGGTGGAAAAATATTAGAAGAAGTTGCATTATGTTGGATGGTATGA
- a CDS encoding cytochrome-c oxidase, with product MGVRFLKVAVIYFAVGVALGLYMSMAHDYSLRGVHTHINLLGWVSFALAGIIYHLFPRAGENRLAAFHFWAHTIGLPVMMVSLFFVILGYEAFSPLVPFGTILVSLSIFIFVINVLKNVRTRVY from the coding sequence ATGGGAGTTCGTTTTTTAAAGGTAGCTGTCATATATTTTGCGGTTGGTGTTGCTCTCGGCTTGTATATGTCAATGGCACATGACTACTCGTTAAGAGGCGTTCATACGCACATTAATTTACTCGGATGGGTTTCATTTGCTTTAGCAGGAATCATCTATCACCTTTTTCCACGTGCTGGTGAAAACCGGCTTGCTGCCTTTCACTTTTGGGCCCATACCATTGGTCTTCCCGTCATGATGGTGAGCCTGTTCTTCGTCATCCTCGGCTATGAAGCGTTTTCCCCGCTCGTTCCTTTTGGCACGATACTAGTATCACTAAGCATATTTATATTTGTTATAAATGTTCTAAAAAATGTGAGGACGAGGGTTTATTAG
- the nagE gene encoding N-acetylglucosamine-specific PTS transporter subunit IIBC, with amino-acid sequence MLGFLQRIGKALMLPIAVLPAAGLLLRLGQEDLLNIPFMAAAGDAVFANLPLLFAIGVAIGLAKDNNGAAGLAGAIGFFILNEGAQTINPDIDMSFLGGLIIGVVAGLLYNRYHDIQLPDWLGFFSGRRFVPIITALVTILLAFIAGYAWPPVQAGIDALGQGIIDLGAAGAGVYGFLNRLLIPVGLHHVLNSFVWFEFGSFNGATGDLHRFFAGDPTAGVYMGGFFPIMMFGLPAACLAMILAAKRHRRKATAGMLGGLALTSFLTGITEPIEFSFMFLSPLLYGVHAVLTATSMFVVNTLGILHGFTFSAGAFDFFLNFGIATQPLLLAIIGLIYAAIYFVVFYFLIVKLGLKTPGREDDDEDEELATQEGHSKDDKYEARSESYIEALGGKENIAQLDNCVTRLRLKMDDMSKVDEAALKKAGARGVMKLNSTDLQVIVGTDVEFLASAMKKKL; translated from the coding sequence ATGTTAGGTTTTTTACAACGAATCGGTAAAGCACTCATGCTTCCGATCGCTGTGTTACCTGCTGCAGGGCTTTTACTTCGTTTAGGACAGGAAGACCTTTTAAATATTCCATTCATGGCAGCCGCAGGGGATGCAGTGTTTGCAAATTTACCATTACTTTTTGCAATTGGTGTTGCGATTGGTTTGGCGAAAGATAACAACGGTGCAGCCGGACTAGCCGGTGCCATTGGGTTCTTCATATTAAATGAGGGAGCCCAGACGATTAACCCGGACATTGACATGTCATTTTTAGGTGGTCTTATTATAGGTGTCGTTGCAGGTCTCTTATATAACCGCTACCATGATATTCAATTGCCTGACTGGTTAGGCTTCTTTAGTGGAAGGCGATTTGTACCGATTATCACGGCACTTGTTACAATTTTACTTGCATTTATTGCCGGTTATGCTTGGCCACCAGTTCAAGCAGGTATTGATGCACTAGGTCAAGGGATTATTGATTTAGGCGCTGCTGGTGCCGGGGTTTATGGGTTCTTAAACCGACTTCTCATCCCAGTAGGTCTTCATCATGTATTAAATAGCTTTGTTTGGTTTGAATTTGGTTCATTTAACGGCGCTACAGGTGACCTACACCGTTTCTTTGCTGGAGATCCAACAGCAGGTGTTTACATGGGAGGATTTTTCCCTATTATGATGTTTGGTCTGCCAGCAGCGTGTCTTGCGATGATCTTGGCTGCAAAACGTCATCGTCGTAAAGCAACAGCAGGTATGCTTGGTGGCTTGGCGCTAACTTCCTTCTTAACAGGGATTACTGAACCGATCGAATTCTCGTTCATGTTCTTATCTCCACTATTATACGGAGTACACGCGGTTCTTACTGCAACATCTATGTTTGTTGTTAACACCTTAGGCATTTTGCACGGTTTCACCTTCTCAGCTGGTGCATTCGACTTCTTCTTAAACTTTGGTATTGCAACGCAACCACTGTTATTAGCGATCATTGGTTTGATCTATGCAGCCATTTACTTCGTCGTTTTCTATTTCTTAATTGTAAAATTAGGCTTGAAGACGCCGGGGCGTGAAGATGATGACGAGGACGAGGAATTGGCTACTCAGGAAGGCCATTCAAAGGATGATAAGTACGAAGCTCGTTCTGAGTCATATATCGAGGCATTAGGCGGAAAAGAAAACATTGCTCAGCTCGATAACTGTGTCACTCGTTTACGTTTGAAAATGGATGATATGAGTAAAGTTGACGAAGCGGCGCTCAAAAAAGCAGGAGCTCGCGGTGTTATGAAACTAAACAGTACAGATTTACAAGTGATTGTTGGCACTGACGTTGAATTTTTAGCAAGTGCTATGAAAAAGAAACTTTAA
- a CDS encoding aldo/keto reductase translates to MKHVTLNNELKMPQLGFGVWQVEEDQAVTAVLNALEVGYRSIDTAAIYKNERGVGEALRKTDLPREELFITTKVWNSDQGYDNTLKAFDESLEKLGIDYVDLYLIHWPTPEFDEYVDTYKAMEKLYKDGKVKAIGVCNFDIDHLQRLLDECDVKPVLNQVECHPYLSQNDLKTFCKEHDIYVEAWSPLMQGGDVLGNKTVQQIAKAHEKTPAQVIIRWHLQNDSIVIPKSVTPSRIKENFDVFDFELTAEEMKHMDELDRGERKGPEPKEMNKR, encoded by the coding sequence ATGAAACACGTAACATTAAATAACGAACTTAAGATGCCACAACTTGGCTTTGGCGTATGGCAAGTCGAAGAAGACCAAGCCGTTACCGCTGTACTCAATGCCTTAGAAGTCGGTTATCGTTCCATTGACACTGCTGCCATTTATAAAAATGAACGTGGAGTTGGAGAGGCTCTTCGCAAAACGGACCTTCCACGTGAAGAACTATTTATTACAACAAAAGTATGGAACTCAGATCAAGGCTATGACAACACATTAAAAGCCTTTGACGAAAGCTTGGAAAAACTCGGCATCGACTACGTAGACTTATACCTCATCCACTGGCCGACACCTGAATTTGATGAGTATGTAGATACATATAAAGCAATGGAAAAGCTTTATAAAGATGGAAAAGTGAAAGCTATTGGTGTGTGCAACTTTGATATCGATCACCTTCAGCGTTTACTTGATGAATGTGATGTAAAGCCAGTGTTAAATCAAGTCGAATGTCATCCATACCTCTCACAAAACGACCTAAAAACGTTTTGTAAAGAGCACGATATTTATGTGGAAGCGTGGAGCCCACTCATGCAAGGGGGAGACGTGTTAGGAAATAAAACAGTACAGCAAATCGCGAAAGCGCACGAAAAAACACCAGCTCAAGTGATCATTCGCTGGCACCTGCAAAACGATTCCATTGTCATTCCGAAATCCGTCACACCATCTCGAATTAAAGAAAACTTTGATGTATTTGACTTTGAATTAACTGCAGAAGAAATGAAGCATATGGATGAACTAGACCGAGGCGAAAGAAAAGGTCCTGAACCAAAAGAGATGAACAAAAGATAA
- a CDS encoding PEP phosphonomutase gives MKRLLDCRASDFEKMTSKGFKQAILASEGRTVVAEVVAPAPPLFNQVTNGELVASFGADIILLNLFDVFEPVVAGLEDVDSFEVVRELKKLTGRPIGINLEPVDTGSRSLEELEEISKGRIASKETITKVKELGFDFVCLTGNPKTGVTNSEIVKAVGHVKEQHGSDLLVMAGKMHSSGVAGEEGGKIYSKDTLTQLVEAGADVILLPSPGTVPGVSIEQTQKDAAWVREKGALSMLAIGTSQEGADGGTIRQIALQNKMVGADIHHIGDAGYTGVAVPENIMTLSVAIRGRRHTYVRMAASIRR, from the coding sequence GTGAAGCGCTTATTGGATTGCCGTGCATCAGATTTTGAAAAGATGACAAGTAAAGGTTTTAAGCAAGCTATTCTTGCCTCTGAAGGACGGACGGTTGTAGCAGAAGTGGTCGCACCCGCGCCTCCGTTATTTAATCAAGTAACCAATGGTGAGCTTGTTGCAAGCTTTGGAGCCGATATTATTTTGCTAAATCTATTTGATGTCTTTGAACCGGTTGTAGCTGGACTTGAAGATGTGGACTCTTTTGAGGTCGTTCGTGAGTTGAAAAAACTTACTGGGCGTCCAATTGGCATTAATTTAGAGCCAGTAGATACTGGAAGTCGTTCATTAGAAGAATTAGAGGAAATTAGTAAAGGGCGAATTGCTTCCAAGGAAACAATCACAAAGGTCAAAGAGCTCGGCTTTGATTTTGTGTGTTTGACGGGGAATCCAAAGACTGGCGTGACAAACAGTGAAATTGTAAAAGCTGTAGGTCATGTTAAAGAGCAGCATGGCAGCGATCTTCTAGTCATGGCGGGAAAAATGCATAGTTCAGGCGTTGCAGGTGAAGAGGGAGGAAAAATCTATTCAAAAGATACACTCACTCAGCTCGTTGAAGCGGGAGCTGATGTCATTTTGCTTCCATCACCAGGGACTGTCCCAGGGGTGTCAATCGAGCAAACGCAAAAAGATGCAGCATGGGTGAGAGAAAAGGGAGCCCTCTCGATGCTAGCGATCGGTACTTCACAAGAAGGCGCTGACGGAGGAACGATTCGTCAAATCGCACTTCAAAATAAAATGGTAGGTGCAGACATTCATCATATCGGTGATGCAGGCTATACAGGAGTAGCCGTACCTGAGAATATCATGACGTTAAGTGTAGCGATCCGCGGCAGAAGACACACGTACGTAAGAATGGCCGCATCGATCAGAAGATAA
- a CDS encoding SIS domain-containing protein — translation MIRNYIEEIQERLTNLLENQRSQFEEAVDAITQAIEKGGVIHLFGAGHSHLLGEELFYRAGGLVPVNPILEESLMLHEGAVRSSELERKRGYARTFIEEEDIRDTDVVIVSSTSGRNPVPIDVALYAREQGAFTIGLTSVAFSKSQPSRHESGIRLLDAVDLTFDNLSVEGDAVLRHDQVDVPFGPTSSVVGITILNAIFADVITNLAEKGHTPPVFLSGNVDGADDHNQKLINQYKNRIPRLG, via the coding sequence ATGATCCGTAACTATATCGAAGAAATCCAAGAGAGGTTAACAAACCTATTAGAAAATCAGCGCTCACAATTTGAAGAAGCAGTGGATGCTATAACACAGGCCATTGAAAAGGGTGGCGTCATTCATTTGTTTGGAGCTGGTCATTCTCATCTGTTAGGCGAAGAACTTTTTTATCGTGCTGGAGGTCTCGTTCCCGTTAACCCAATATTAGAAGAAAGCTTAATGCTTCATGAAGGAGCTGTCCGCTCATCAGAGCTTGAAAGGAAGAGAGGCTATGCAAGGACGTTCATAGAAGAAGAAGATATTCGAGATACGGACGTTGTCATTGTCTCTTCAACTTCCGGTCGCAACCCGGTTCCGATTGATGTGGCTCTCTACGCCAGAGAACAGGGTGCTTTTACCATTGGACTAACATCGGTAGCTTTTTCAAAAAGTCAGCCCTCTCGTCATGAAAGTGGCATAAGGCTGCTGGATGCAGTCGACCTTACTTTTGACAATTTAAGTGTAGAAGGGGACGCGGTTCTTCGCCATGACCAAGTGGACGTTCCATTTGGACCTACCTCTTCTGTAGTGGGGATTACGATCTTAAACGCTATTTTTGCTGACGTTATCACGAATTTAGCTGAAAAAGGACATACACCGCCTGTTTTCTTAAGTGGAAATGTTGATGGCGCTGATGACCATAATCAGAAACTTATTAATCAATATAAAAATAGAATTCCGAGATTAGGTTAA
- a CDS encoding nucleoside hydrolase, with amino-acid sequence MLKVLLFADPGIDDSMAIMYALLHPEIEVVGIVTGYGNVDQEQATDNVAYLLSLAEVEDVPLFSGARYPLSGEIARFYPEIHGEEGLGPIEPPVEVEGELLNFTDIFDLIDEYENELTIIDVGRLTSLAMAFILGGEEMEKVKEIFVMGGAFLIPGNATPLAEANFYGDPIAANLIMERAENLTIIPLNVSQYAIVTDEMIADITKEDYNSFTFLIEPIFDFYSEAYEELVPGLNGAPFHDVLTVVASVNPEMFDFIEKVVSVSTDPETRGQSIADFRPDENEEEPANIRIAMDFVYDDFADSFREVMKIRKE; translated from the coding sequence ATGCTGAAGGTGTTATTGTTTGCTGATCCAGGTATTGATGATTCAATGGCCATTATGTATGCTTTGCTGCACCCGGAAATCGAAGTGGTGGGAATTGTGACTGGATACGGGAATGTCGATCAGGAGCAGGCGACAGATAATGTGGCATACTTGCTTTCTCTGGCAGAGGTTGAGGATGTTCCATTGTTTTCAGGTGCAAGATACCCTCTTTCTGGTGAGATCGCCAGGTTTTATCCGGAGATTCATGGTGAAGAAGGGTTAGGGCCGATCGAACCACCAGTTGAGGTTGAGGGAGAGTTGTTGAATTTTACTGATATATTTGATCTGATTGATGAATATGAAAATGAACTAACGATCATTGATGTAGGACGCCTCACTTCTCTTGCCATGGCGTTTATTTTAGGCGGAGAAGAAATGGAAAAAGTAAAAGAGATCTTTGTTATGGGCGGTGCTTTTTTAATACCAGGGAATGCGACTCCGCTTGCAGAAGCTAACTTTTATGGAGATCCGATTGCCGCAAATTTAATCATGGAGCGAGCAGAAAACTTAACGATCATCCCGTTAAATGTATCGCAATATGCTATTGTGACTGATGAAATGATCGCGGACATTACAAAAGAAGACTACAACTCGTTTACTTTTCTCATTGAACCTATTTTTGATTTCTATTCTGAAGCTTATGAAGAGTTGGTTCCAGGACTTAACGGTGCCCCATTTCATGATGTGCTCACGGTTGTTGCTTCTGTAAATCCTGAAATGTTTGATTTCATCGAAAAGGTAGTTTCGGTTTCTACTGATCCAGAAACAAGAGGCCAAAGTATTGCCGACTTTCGACCGGATGAAAATGAAGAGGAGCCTGCCAACATAAGGATTGCTATGGATTTTGTTTATGACGACTTTGCTGATAGTTTTCGAGAGGTTATGAAAATACGAAAGGAATAG
- a CDS encoding helix-turn-helix domain-containing protein — MTTSLLISDRDKEECKGIRWFVERSSSEVDLITLVHSSDSLLQTLDQSLPDILILELDMLDHHCYQAVYSRILSSPGMKVIATSAEATYEKAMNALKIQAIDLLIKPHSPARLQSLLSFALREGGANDNLKTDTSDKEILTYKDLFIKKKEVQHAFDVMAFQPENEEQLQELATFIRSYSFPAQVQIFTLSSFVICFSEKASFNATAETNKLLQFWHNQYFSPIAAVVNEGSSSEMSVQQLYQETKNMLHLTFYKGYQQVFTFTEAIKWEKIDPFLTSEEQREWIDMLNHGENKRIKDWLYEHLLHIQPPYPEPSIIRTRLTSILAQIRRYMRTYYLDHGETEASYQNLFENIIYSTNLYRIVQDLYLFIQSILENVKKNRQQGSMDAVEKGVLYIESHYWDPDLTLLKVAEAIERNPSYFSHLLNKQKGFGFRPLLTKIRLREAEKLLLETSMTIKEIAAVCGFQTSNYFSRTFKEHKGTTPKQFRENTRVL; from the coding sequence TTGACAACTTCTTTACTCATTTCCGATCGGGATAAAGAAGAATGTAAAGGAATTCGCTGGTTTGTTGAGCGCTCTTCAAGTGAAGTGGATTTGATTACTCTCGTTCATTCAAGTGACAGCTTGCTACAAACTCTTGATCAATCACTTCCTGACATTCTCATTCTTGAACTCGATATGCTCGATCATCATTGTTATCAAGCCGTTTATTCTAGAATCCTTTCCTCTCCTGGAATGAAAGTGATTGCGACATCAGCTGAAGCGACATATGAAAAAGCGATGAATGCCTTAAAAATTCAGGCAATAGATTTATTAATCAAACCTCATTCCCCCGCCCGTCTGCAAAGTCTGCTTTCCTTTGCGCTGCGTGAAGGGGGAGCGAATGATAATTTGAAAACAGACACATCTGATAAAGAGATTCTCACATATAAAGATTTGTTTATAAAAAAGAAAGAGGTTCAACACGCTTTCGACGTTATGGCCTTTCAACCAGAAAACGAAGAGCAACTCCAAGAACTTGCAACCTTTATTCGGAGCTATTCGTTTCCTGCTCAAGTACAAATCTTTACATTGAGTTCTTTTGTCATTTGTTTTAGTGAAAAAGCCAGCTTCAACGCTACAGCAGAAACGAATAAACTTCTTCAATTTTGGCATAATCAGTATTTTTCTCCCATTGCCGCGGTCGTGAACGAAGGCTCATCTAGTGAAATGTCGGTTCAGCAGCTATATCAGGAAACGAAAAACATGCTGCATCTGACCTTTTACAAAGGCTACCAGCAAGTCTTTACCTTTACAGAGGCGATCAAGTGGGAAAAAATTGATCCCTTCCTCACCTCTGAAGAACAGCGGGAATGGATTGATATGTTAAATCACGGTGAAAACAAGCGGATAAAAGATTGGCTTTACGAACATCTCTTGCATATCCAACCTCCCTATCCTGAGCCTAGTATCATTCGAACAAGGTTAACGAGTATTTTAGCTCAAATAAGAAGGTATATGCGTACGTATTACTTGGATCACGGTGAGACAGAAGCAAGTTACCAAAATCTCTTTGAAAATATTATTTACAGTACAAATTTGTACCGTATCGTTCAAGACCTTTACTTGTTTATTCAATCTATCCTGGAAAATGTGAAAAAAAATCGCCAGCAAGGCAGTATGGATGCAGTTGAAAAGGGGGTCCTCTATATTGAATCTCATTACTGGGATCCTGATTTGACACTGTTAAAAGTAGCGGAAGCGATTGAACGTAACCCTTCTTACTTTAGTCATTTGTTAAATAAGCAAAAAGGGTTTGGTTTTCGTCCTCTATTAACAAAGATTCGCCTGAGAGAAGCGGAAAAACTTCTTTTGGAAACATCCATGACGATCAAAGAAATCGCAGCTGTCTGCGGTTTTCAAACGAGTAACTATTTCAGCCGTACCTTTAAAGAACATAAAGGAACCACGCCTAAACAGTTTCGTGAAAATACGCGCGTCTTATAA
- the nagA gene encoding N-acetylglucosamine-6-phosphate deacetylase, producing MKKVLYKGCTLYAKEETIQDPVVEVENQRFVSVRQSDGLTEEDWEVIEFPKGTLIVPGFIDIHIHGAYIADVMDAKKSTFPTMVRHLPKEGTTAFLATTITQEVAEKQKALENVAAYMEAPSEAGAELLGVHLEGPFISAKRAGAQPLEHIYKPDVTVFQQFEKAANNQIKLVTLAPEEGMELVDYLHSKNIIPSIGHSDALHAQVIEAIDHGVCHATHLFNGMRGIHHRDSGVAGSVFLYDELKAELVVDGIHVSPEMVKMTYKNKGEDGIILITDAMRAKGLGDGTYDLGGQDVTVKGERAELSNGTLAGSVLKMNEAVRNMVQFSGCSLYEAVKMASLNPAKQLGIDDRKGSIEVGKDADFTILNENFEIFETYCKGQSVYSNSEEE from the coding sequence ATGAAAAAAGTTTTATATAAAGGTTGTACGTTATATGCCAAAGAGGAAACGATCCAAGATCCGGTTGTAGAAGTTGAAAACCAACGATTCGTTTCTGTTCGTCAGAGCGATGGTTTAACAGAAGAGGATTGGGAAGTTATCGAGTTTCCAAAGGGGACTTTAATTGTCCCCGGTTTTATTGACATTCACATACATGGTGCTTATATAGCAGATGTGATGGATGCTAAAAAATCTACGTTTCCAACAATGGTTCGCCATCTTCCAAAAGAAGGGACGACGGCATTCTTAGCGACAACAATTACACAAGAGGTGGCTGAAAAACAGAAAGCACTCGAAAACGTTGCTGCTTATATGGAGGCGCCAAGTGAAGCAGGAGCTGAGCTTTTAGGTGTTCATTTAGAAGGTCCATTTATTTCAGCAAAAAGAGCTGGAGCACAGCCGTTAGAACACATTTATAAACCAGATGTTACTGTATTCCAACAGTTTGAAAAGGCAGCAAATAATCAAATTAAATTAGTCACTTTAGCACCTGAGGAAGGAATGGAATTGGTAGACTACTTACACTCGAAGAATATTATTCCGTCTATCGGTCATTCCGATGCACTTCATGCTCAAGTGATAGAAGCGATCGATCACGGGGTTTGTCATGCCACGCATCTTTTTAACGGGATGCGCGGGATTCATCATCGTGATTCAGGTGTTGCAGGAAGCGTGTTTTTATACGATGAACTTAAAGCGGAACTGGTCGTAGATGGCATACACGTTTCACCTGAAATGGTCAAGATGACCTACAAAAACAAAGGGGAAGATGGGATCATTTTAATTACGGATGCGATGCGTGCCAAAGGATTAGGTGACGGGACTTATGACTTAGGCGGGCAAGATGTTACTGTCAAAGGAGAACGTGCTGAGCTTTCTAACGGGACGCTTGCAGGAAGTGTCTTAAAAATGAATGAAGCCGTCCGTAATATGGTTCAGTTCAGTGGCTGTTCTTTATATGAGGCTGTGAAAATGGCCAGTTTAAATCCAGCAAAACAGCTCGGAATTGACGATCGAAAAGGGAGCATTGAAGTAGGAAAAGACGCTGACTTCACGATTTTGAATGAGAACTTTGAAATTTTTGAAACCTACTGTAAAGGTCAATCTGTTTATTCAAACAGCGAGGAGGAATAG
- the nagB gene encoding glucosamine-6-phosphate deaminase: MNIISVKNYQEMSKVAAEMLIEKLSATGVNVMGLATGGTPEGMYKQLVKLASERNFSFKDIHTVNLDEYVGLSDEHPNSYHTYMRNHLFDHIDIPDANTHLPNGLAENLDGECERYEKMITDLEQVNIQLLGIGANGHIGFNEPGTSFNSKTQVVQLAESTREANARFFENEAEVPTHAITMGIQTIMESKEIVLLASGSSKAEALYELICGKQVTEKVPATVLQRHPNLTVIADEEALHLVNSVQHS, encoded by the coding sequence TTGAATATTATATCTGTGAAAAATTATCAAGAAATGAGCAAAGTGGCAGCTGAAATGCTGATTGAAAAGCTTTCCGCTACTGGTGTGAATGTCATGGGGTTAGCGACAGGTGGTACACCTGAGGGCATGTACAAACAGCTCGTGAAGCTAGCAAGTGAACGAAACTTTTCATTTAAAGATATTCATACCGTCAACTTAGATGAATATGTAGGACTTTCTGACGAGCATCCGAACAGCTACCACACGTATATGCGAAACCATTTGTTTGATCACATCGATATTCCTGACGCGAATACTCATTTACCAAATGGACTCGCAGAAAACCTTGATGGTGAATGTGAAAGATATGAAAAAATGATCACAGACCTTGAGCAAGTAAATATTCAGCTTCTAGGTATTGGAGCGAATGGTCATATCGGATTTAATGAACCAGGGACTTCCTTTAACTCTAAAACGCAAGTTGTCCAATTAGCGGAATCAACACGCGAAGCCAACGCCCGCTTTTTTGAAAATGAAGCAGAGGTTCCAACCCATGCGATTACGATGGGGATTCAGACGATTATGGAAAGTAAAGAAATTGTCTTGCTTGCTTCTGGATCAAGTAAAGCTGAAGCTCTTTATGAGCTCATTTGTGGTAAGCAAGTTACTGAAAAAGTACCTGCAACTGTTTTGCAGCGTCATCCAAACTTAACGGTTATTGCCGATGAAGAAGCCCTTCATTTAGTAAACAGTGTACAACATTCTTAA